The genomic stretch TTCAGCAGCGCGCTCGAGAATGCGCTCCCGAAAACCGCGGCGCGCACGCGGGGGCTTTCATTTTTGCTCTCGCCGCCCACGCCCGGCAGCGCACGCAAGCGACTGGCCATGTATTTTCGGTGGATGGTGCGCTCCGACGAGATCGACCTTGGATTGTGGAAGGACGCGATGCCGGCAAGCGCGCTGCGCATTCCGCTCGACACGCATCTCTCGCGCATTTGTCGCTACATCGGTTTGAGTCAGAGAAAGAGCGTCGACTGGAAAATGGCCGATGAGGTCACCGCCGCGCTCAGTCTCATCGACCCCCAAGACCCCGTGCGCTTCGACTTCGCCCTGGCGCGTCTGGGGATTCTGCGCGACTGCCCGCACAAAGTGGTGGAAGAAAAATGCGCCCCCTGCCCGATCCGGCCCGTCTGCCGGCTGGGCGGCGGCTAGAAGTCGACGCCGAGGCGAAAGCTCAGGCGGTCCTCGCGCGGGTCCCAGGAAATGTCACGGCGCCACCTGGCCCAGGGCATGGTGAGGAAGGGATTCATCACATAGGCCAGCACGCGCTTGGTTGTCGAGTCGCTGCGGGCCCAGCGCACCGAGACTTCGTCGGTAAGCATTCCCAGCGGGATGCCCAGCCCCGGCGTGAGGATGATGTCGATCCCGCTGGCGGGCTCGAACGAAGACTCAATGATGTATTCATGGAAGGTGCTCTCCAGGAAAACACCAAGGGCCGAGAGCAGACGGCTGTGCCCGCGTGAGCGGAACCACTGGTAGTAGTACATACCCAGCATCGGGTGGAGCACCCAGTTGGTCAGCCACAGGTTGCCATCGTTGATGGGCGGGCGCGTCGAGAGCGTGTCGCCCCAGTTGTCGTAGGATTCCACCAGAATACGCCGCGCGGCCGTGACGTTGAGCGCGCGCTTCCACGCAAAAGTTGCCGCCGCTGCCAGCGCCAGATCGAGCGCATAGTCGCTGAGCGTGGGTTGCGGGCGCAGCCACTGGGGCTTGCGGGCGTTCTCGGACTCGCGCACCGCTTGCTCGGTGG from Chrysiogenia bacterium encodes the following:
- a CDS encoding TIGR02757 family protein — its product is MTAQPTTDAKDLAPFLEALLARYHRRDFLSSDPIQFVHRFNTPADQEVVGLLSAMLAFGNVRSVGASIDALLTVVGENPARYIAGFDHARAAREFATLGHRWIRGADLAAYLAAVRGVLDTHGSLRELVATSWQSSEDFWQVSAAFSSALENALPKTAARTRGLSFLLSPPTPGSARKRLAMYFRWMVRSDEIDLGLWKDAMPASALRIPLDTHLSRICRYIGLSQRKSVDWKMADEVTAALSLIDPQDPVRFDFALARLGILRDCPHKVVEEKCAPCPIRPVCRLGGG
- a CDS encoding DUF3943 domain-containing protein, producing MSRRSIIVLSLGLVLTLCAPGSAHALSLLGGKDASAPAHSVLGDRSLDWGVHQEQPLIGRWSMLSAQLEAAQAPTEQAVRESENARKPQWLRPQPTLSDYALDLALAAAATFAWKRALNVTAARRILVESYDNWGDTLSTRPPINDGNLWLTNWVLHPMLGMYYYQWFRSRGHSRLLSALGVFLESTFHEYIIESSFEPASGIDIILTPGLGIPLGMLTDEVSVRWARSDSTTKRVLAYVMNPFLTMPWARWRRDISWDPREDRLSFRLGVDF